GTGGAATTTATTTTAAGGTCCATGCACATTAAACCTTTGAATTGAGTGATTCATTGATTCTGATTTTCTGTCAATATCCGTTGGATGTTGAAATAATTGAAATGACATCCTGCAGGCTTTCGACGACCTGCAAAACGAGTTTCTCCGCTTCGGGCGTCGGCGGCAGAAGGTCGGGGACCAGAATGGAGCGAATGCCCGCCCGGTGCGCCGCGAGAACGCCGGTGCAGGTGTCTTCCAGAACGAGGGATTCTTGCGGGCCGGCCTTCAGCTGCTCCAGTGCCGCGAGGTAGATGTCCGGTTCCGGTTTTCCCCGCATTCCGTCGCCGCAGACGATGACGTCGAAGGTGTGGTTCAGGCGGGCGTGCTCCAGATAGAAGGTCACGAGGTCTCGGGTGCTGGACGAACCGAGGGCCGTTTTGATCCCCTTTTCTCTCAAAAAGGTCAGCAGTTCTTTCAGCCCTTTTTTCACGGGGGTGCCGTTTTTTTCGATATAGTCGAAAACCCAGGCGATCCGGTCTCCG
Above is a genomic segment from Synergistaceae bacterium containing:
- a CDS encoding HAD family phosphatase, which gives rise to MAQTEKKARTTEVKAVLFDMDGLMFDTEALNLKGWAVAGRLHGFEITEEYARKYIGIHMATSRELMTAHFGEGFNFDAIRGDRIAWVFDYIEKNGTPVKKGLKELLTFLREKGIKTALGSSSTRDLVTFYLEHARLNHTFDVIVCGDGMRGKPEPDIYLAALEQLKAGPQESLVLEDTCTGVLAAHRAGIRSILVPDLLPPTPEAEKLVLQVVESLQDVISIISTSNGY